The window TGGCCCGCAAAGCCGACCGCTTCACCGGCGGCGGCATCGAGAGCATCGGCGCCAGCCCCTTCAACAAGAACCTCCAGACCAAGCAGTTCGACCGGCTGGAGACCTTCGCCAAGCTGAACCGGCCCCCGGCGGTCAAGTTCAAGGACCTGGAAGAGATCGTCAGCCACAAGATCAACGTCAACCTGCTGCCCTTCGAGGTGCGGGCCGACTTCGTGAAGGTCACCGCCGACACCGTCCTGGTGCCCATCACCGTCCAGGTGAAGAACAAGGACGTCACCTTCCTCAACAAAGACGGCGTGCAGCGCGGCGTGGTGAACATTTTCGGCCGGGTCACCACCCTCACCGGCCGCATCGCCCAGACCTTCGAGGATACGGTGCAGATCGACGTCCCCGCCGAGCTGCTGCCCAAGACAGTCCAGAACTCCTCCATCTACTGGAAAGCGCTGCCCCTGCGGCCCAGCATGTACCGCGTGGACATCGTGCTCAAGGACGTGAACGGCGACCGCGTCGGCACTTGGAGCCGCGCCATCCGCGTGCCCGACTTCGGCGACGACCGCCTCGCCAACTCCAGCCTCATCATCGCCGACCAGATGGAGCCGGTCCCGTCGCGCAGGGTCGGCTCGGGCAGCTTCGTCATCGGTACCATGAAGGTGCGTCCCCGGGTGGATGGCGCCGACGGCAAGCCCGCCTCCTTCAAGCGCTCCCCCGGCCAGAAGGTCAACTTCTGGATGCAGATCTACAACCTGGGCATCGACGAGCAGAAGAAGAAGCCCTCTGCCACCATCGAGTACGACGTCGTGAACACCACGACCAAGAAGGAAGTCGTCAAGCAGGTCGAGACCACCGAGACCATGGGCAACGTCGGCGACCAGATCACCGTCCTCAAGAGCCTGCCCCTGGACAAAGTTGAGCCCGGCCT is drawn from Terriglobales bacterium and contains these coding sequences:
- a CDS encoding GWxTD domain-containing protein, encoding MKFVGRWLPDVLLVLLLAGLAASQDAAKQGSKAPAKDGSQSGAQSDPLKRPLTSEQKQQQEKKLKQELEGPYKKWLSQDVAWIITDEERAAFKQLSNDEERDQFIEQFWLRRDPTPDTVENEYKEEHYRRIAYANEHFASGIPGWKTDRGRMYIVFGPPDNIESHPSGGYYQRPMDEGGGATSTYPFEVWTYRYLEGVGQNIEIEFVDPTMSGEFHMTMDRSEKDALLHVPNAGLTLYEEMGLARKADRFTGGGIESIGASPFNKNLQTKQFDRLETFAKLNRPPAVKFKDLEEIVSHKINVNLLPFEVRADFVKVTADTVLVPITVQVKNKDVTFLNKDGVQRGVVNIFGRVTTLTGRIAQTFEDTVQIDVPAELLPKTVQNSSIYWKALPLRPSMYRVDIVLKDVNGDRVGTWSRAIRVPDFGDDRLANSSLIIADQMEPVPSRRVGSGSFVIGTMKVRPRVDGADGKPASFKRSPGQKVNFWMQIYNLGIDEQKKKPSATIEYDVVNTTTKKEVVKQVETTETMGNVGDQITVLKSLPLDKVEPGLYQITIKVSDNISKQTVAPTARFVVE